In the Anguilla anguilla isolate fAngAng1 chromosome 7, fAngAng1.pri, whole genome shotgun sequence genome, one interval contains:
- the LOC118232121 gene encoding THAP domain-containing protein 5-like isoform X1, with protein MPRYCAVKLCKNRGGIPSKDNKKISFYPFPLRDEARLQKWVDNMKREEWTPSRHQYLCSDHFTEDSFDLRWGIRYLKHTAVPTIFPFIYEGEDTPIQDEVSKLRCKKNLKPARRKSGIGVKPVGTSAPPKKRALVLKRNTCGQDKDDSAEKEPEPAAKAADPSFPTLLLIRDLDLETVTSREAAITTETANRSPGGERILVTSCVGAPGELRRGADGGRAATALCAETAPPSASPEPVSDKPPPEAAPMDGAGPGPRSGDDSDRPVTDGEHGLLYEHSYSRQNTDKDQLWSKIAGLHLKITELEKREEDTVAKIASLEAVIAHLKRENVVCAEKQKELEDYFTTVFL; from the exons ATGCCTCGTTACTGTGCTGTAAAGCTGTGTAAAAACCGTGGTGGTATACCTTCGAAAGACAACAAGAAAATTAGTTTTTACCC GTTTCCTTTACGAGACGAAGCACGACTGCAGAAATGGGTTGATAACATGAAACGCGAGGAGTGGACCCCGAGTCGGCATCAGTACCTGTGTAGCGATCACTTCACGGAGGATTCTTTCGATCTACGATGGGGGATACGATACTTAAAGCACACCGCTGTGCCTACCATTTTCCCCTTCATATACGAAGGTGAAGATACCCCCATACAG GATGAAGTTAGTAAGCTTCGCTGTAAGAAGAACTTGAAGCCAGCGCGCAGGAAGTCCGGCATCGGCGTGAAGCCTGTTGGGACATCGGCTCCACCCAAGAAGAGAGCTCTGGTTTTGAAAAGGAATACGTGCGGACAGGACAAGGACGATTCGGCGGAGAAGGAGCCGGAGCCTGCGGCTAAGGCAGCCGACCCTTCGTTTCCCACCCTCTTGCTCATAAGGGACCTGGACCTGGAAACCGTGACCTCCCGTGAAGCTGCCATCACCACGGAGACGGCCAATCGGTCGCCGGGGGGTGAGAGGATACTGGTGACCTCCTGTGTGGGAGCGCCGGGAGAGCTCCGCCGCGGGGCCGACGGGGGCCGGGCCGCGACCGCGCTGTGCGCCGAAACGGCCCCCCCGTCGGCTTCGCCCGAACCCGTGAGCGACAAGCCTCCCCCCGAGGCCGCGCCCATGGACGGCGCCGGCCCAGGACCGCGGAGCGGGGACGATTCGGACAGGCCGGTCACGGACGGCGAGCACGGCCTGCTGTACGAGCACTCGTACTCGCGGCAGAACACAGACAAGGACCAGCTCTGGAGCAAGATCGCCGGGCTCCACCTGAAGATCACCGAGctggagaagagggaggaggacacGGTCGCCAAAATTgcctccctggaggccgtcatCGCTCACCTGAAGAGAGAGAACGTCGTCTGCGCGGAGAAGCAGAAAGAGCTGGAGGACTACTTTACCACCGTCTTTCTCTAG
- the LOC118232121 gene encoding THAP domain-containing protein 5-like isoform X2, which yields MKREEWTPSRHQYLCSDHFTEDSFDLRWGIRYLKHTAVPTIFPFIYEGEDTPIQDEVSKLRCKKNLKPARRKSGIGVKPVGTSAPPKKRALVLKRNTCGQDKDDSAEKEPEPAAKAADPSFPTLLLIRDLDLETVTSREAAITTETANRSPGGERILVTSCVGAPGELRRGADGGRAATALCAETAPPSASPEPVSDKPPPEAAPMDGAGPGPRSGDDSDRPVTDGEHGLLYEHSYSRQNTDKDQLWSKIAGLHLKITELEKREEDTVAKIASLEAVIAHLKRENVVCAEKQKELEDYFTTVFL from the exons ATGAAACGCGAGGAGTGGACCCCGAGTCGGCATCAGTACCTGTGTAGCGATCACTTCACGGAGGATTCTTTCGATCTACGATGGGGGATACGATACTTAAAGCACACCGCTGTGCCTACCATTTTCCCCTTCATATACGAAGGTGAAGATACCCCCATACAG GATGAAGTTAGTAAGCTTCGCTGTAAGAAGAACTTGAAGCCAGCGCGCAGGAAGTCCGGCATCGGCGTGAAGCCTGTTGGGACATCGGCTCCACCCAAGAAGAGAGCTCTGGTTTTGAAAAGGAATACGTGCGGACAGGACAAGGACGATTCGGCGGAGAAGGAGCCGGAGCCTGCGGCTAAGGCAGCCGACCCTTCGTTTCCCACCCTCTTGCTCATAAGGGACCTGGACCTGGAAACCGTGACCTCCCGTGAAGCTGCCATCACCACGGAGACGGCCAATCGGTCGCCGGGGGGTGAGAGGATACTGGTGACCTCCTGTGTGGGAGCGCCGGGAGAGCTCCGCCGCGGGGCCGACGGGGGCCGGGCCGCGACCGCGCTGTGCGCCGAAACGGCCCCCCCGTCGGCTTCGCCCGAACCCGTGAGCGACAAGCCTCCCCCCGAGGCCGCGCCCATGGACGGCGCCGGCCCAGGACCGCGGAGCGGGGACGATTCGGACAGGCCGGTCACGGACGGCGAGCACGGCCTGCTGTACGAGCACTCGTACTCGCGGCAGAACACAGACAAGGACCAGCTCTGGAGCAAGATCGCCGGGCTCCACCTGAAGATCACCGAGctggagaagagggaggaggacacGGTCGCCAAAATTgcctccctggaggccgtcatCGCTCACCTGAAGAGAGAGAACGTCGTCTGCGCGGAGAAGCAGAAAGAGCTGGAGGACTACTTTACCACCGTCTTTCTCTAG